The sequence GAATGATGTCGTAGTTAAGTTCTGAGTGATGTCGTAGTAAGTCTTGAGGTTCTGAGTGATGTCATGGTTAAGTTCTGAGTGATGTCGTAGTTAAGTTCTGATTAATGTCATAATTAAGTTCTGAGTGATGTCATAGTTGAGTTCTGATCGATTTCATAGTTAATTTCTGAGTGATGTCGTAGTTAAGTTCTGAATGATTTCATAGTTAATTTCTGAGTCATGTCATAGTTGAGTTCTGAGTTATTTCATAGTTAAGTTCTGAGTGATGTCGTAGTTAAGTTCTGAGTGATGTCATAGTTAAGTTCTGAGTGATGTCATTGTTAAGTTCTGAGTGATGTCGTACCGTTGAAGGTGATGTTGTCGTTCAGCCCGGGGGACACCAGCACCGTGTCaaacctctccttctccctccctcccctccactcccctcctcctcctcctctcctcctcctccactcctcctcccgctgCCTCACCACCCGTATCTCCTGCTCCACCAGCGACTGGCTGCTGAGGGAGCGCAGCTTGAAGAAGGggttggaggagaaggtggactCCTGGGTCTCCGTAGCGACGGGGATGGAGCTGAGGCAGAACTCGGAGGCGCTGCGGATGATGAGGTTAGCCGTTTCCACGACGATGACGTCGGTAGAGGGCCTCAGCGACCAATCGCTGAAGCCCCCCGGGGAGAGGAGGCGGGACCTGgagtgggcggagtctggctCCAGGATGATGACGTTGTTGGCGGTCAACTCGTGGCAGATGGAgcgctggagggaggagggggagacggagaaggggaggggggcgggggagacagagaaggggaggggggcggttgtgggggagaaggggaggggggcgggcaTGGGGGAGATGGCGAGGTTGGGGGTGCGGcaggctggggggcgggggggcgatcGCCCGGTCTGAAGACTGATTGGTCTGGAAAAGGAGAACACAAAGCTTAAGCTAATACAAAGCTAACACATAGCTAAGGCTAACTCAAAGTTAAAGCTTACATAAAGCTAACACATAGCTAGAGCTAACCCAAAGCTAAAGCTAATACAAAGCTTTATATAGGGGTGTACCATGTGTAGTACACTATAGGGGTGTACAATGTGTAGTACACTATAGGGGGGAACTATGGTAGTACCCTATAGGGGTGCACTATGTGGTACACTATAGGGCAGTACTATGGTAACACTAAAGGGGTGTACTATGTGGTTAACTATAGGGGTGTACTATGTGGTACACTATAGGGCAGTACTATGGTAACACTAAAGGGGTGTACTATGTGGTTAACTATAGGGGTGTACTATGTGGTACACTATAGGGGTGTACTATGGTAACACTAAAGGGGTGTACTATGTGGTTAACTATAGGGGTGTACTATGTGGTACACTATAGGGGTGTACTATGGTAACACTATAAGGGTGTACCATGTGGTACACTATAGGGGTGCACTATGTGGTACACTATAGGGGTGTACTATGGTAACACTAAAGGGGTGTACTATGTGGTTAACTATAGGGGTGTACTATGTGGTACACTATAGGGGTGTACTATGGTAACACTATAAGGGTGTACCATGTGGTACACTATAGGGGTGTACTATGTGGTACACTATAGGGGTGTACTATGGTAACACTAAAGGGGTGTACTATGTGGTTAACTATAGGGGTGTACCATGTGGTACACTATAAGGGGGTACTATGGTAGTACACTATAGGGGTGTACCATGTGGTACACTATAAGGGGGTACTATGGTAGTACACTATAGGGGTGTACTATGGTAGTACACTATAGGGGTGTACCATGTGGTACACTATAAGGGGCAGTATACTATGGTAGTACACTATAGGGGTGTACTATGGTAACACTATAGGGGTGTACTATGGTAGTACACTATAGGGGTGTACCATGTGGTACACTATAAGGGGGTACTATGGTAGTACACTATAGGGGTGTACCATGTGGTACACTATAAGGGGGTACTATGGTAGACTACAGGAGTGGACCACAGTAGTCCCCTCAAGGGCCCAGGACTCACCGGGGGGCCGCGGGGCCCTGGGCCAGCCGTCCCCGCTCCCTGCGGTGGCGCTCCTCTCGGTCCAGCGTCAGGCGGATCTCCCGCTCCACCGCGCTCTCCGGCTCCTCCGGGGGCCCACGGGGTGGCGGGTCATCCATCCCATCCATCCCGGAGTCCTCCGAGCTTGGGGAGAGGCTGCAGGAGACGGGGGTCTCCCTTGAGGAGACGGGGGTCTCCCTGGAGGCCGGCTGGGGGCCCGCCCTGGTGGAGGATACCTTGTTAGAGAACCTCCGCCATTGGTTAACCtgtgtggggggcggggctatgTGTGGGAGGTGCTACATGGGTTTACCTGtgttgggggcggggctacgTGTGGGTGGAGCTACATGGGTTTACCTGTGTTGGGGGCGTGGCTACGTGTGGGAGGAGCTACATGGGTTTACCTGCGTTGGATGTGGGGACTGCGTGTGGGCGGGTATAGCGAGCTGTGTGTCCCCTGGACACTTCCTTGACTCCTCCCACTtggtagggggaggggcttgcctttgacctcctcctccatcttcctccacTGTTGCCGTGCCAACAGGAAGTCCAGGTGCTCAGTGAAGACATTCTCGCTGTTCGACTCCTGGAGGACACAGAAGTCTGCAGGGAGCTGCAGACCAGGAGAGGGTGAGTATCAAACTACCTGCTGCCCAGTGGCCTATCAAACTACCTGCTGCCCAGTGGCCTATCAAACTACCTGCTGTCCAGTGGCCTATCAAACTACCTGCTGCCCAGTGGCGTATCAAACTACCTGCTGCCTATGGGCCTATCAAACTACCTGCTGCCTATGGGCCTATCAAACTACCTGCTGCCTATGGGCCTATCAAACTACCTTCTGCCTATGGGCCTATCAAACTACCTGCTGCCCAGTGGCCTATCAAACTACCTGCTGCCCAGTGGCCTATCAAACTACCTGCTGCCTATGGGCCTATCAAACTACCTGCTGCCCAGTGGCTATCAAACTACCTGCTGCCTTTGGGCCTATCAAACTACCTGCTGCCCATTGGCCTATCAAACTACCTGCTGCCTATGAGCCTATCAAACTACCTGCTGCCTATGGGCCTATCAGACTACCTGCTGCCTATGGGCCTATCAAACTACCTGCTGCCCAGTGGCCTATCAAACTACCTGCTGCCCATTGGCCTATCTAATGACCTGCTGCCCATTGGCCTATCAAACTACCTGCTGCCCATTGGCCTATCAAACTACCTGCTCCCATTGGCCTATCAAACTACCTGCTGCCCATTGGCCTATCAAACTACCTGCTGCCCATTGGCTGTACACTAACTAACTCAGCTAGCATAGGAGCTAACTCAGCTAGATATCGAGCTAACTCAGCTAGAGATCGAGCTAACTCAGTTAGAGAAGGAGCTAAGTCAGGTTAAAGGTCATCCGTACCTTCCTGTCTGTGTCGGTGGAGCTAGCAGAGGAGCTAACGGAGGGAGAGCGGAGGAGGACATCTCTCGCTTGCCTCCTCtgcacctcctgctgctccctgcctcctctcctctcctcttccatctcctcgCTTGGCTCCTGTCTTCCAGCctctttttccttctcttcccCCCTGTCCATACTCCCTCCTACCCTCTGACTTCtcctcccctcgctccctctctcctcctcttctccttctccctcctccctctctgagctGCAGACGACCCCTACATCCTGGTCTATGATGTCATGTGGAGCGGAGGACTCCCATTGGTCCTCCCCTGTGTCGCTGTCTGATGTCACCATAGCCAGCTCCGCCTGCAGGCAGTCGCTAAGCTGACTGTCGCTAAGGTGACCGTCATCCTGGGGAGGAGCTAACTCTGCTTGGTGACCGACACTAGTGGGACCATCACTAGGGTGACCGTCTCTAGGGTGACCGTCACTAGGGGGACCATCTCTAGGGTGAACGCCATTTCTAGAGTGACCGTCGCTAGGGTGACCATCGCTAGGGTGACCGTCATTAGGGTGACCATCGCTAAGGTGACCGTCGCCAGGGTGACAGTCGCCAGGGGGACCGTCGCCAGGGTGGCCGTCGCCAGGGGGGCCGTCGCCAGGGGGATCGTCGCTAGGGTGACCGTCGCCAGGGGGGCCATCGTTAGGGGGACCGCCGTGACTAGGGGTATCATTGCTAGCGTGACTGTCGCTAGGGTAACCGTTGCTAGGGTGACCTTCGCTAGGGTGACCGTCGCTAGGGTGACCGTCGCTAGGGTGACCGTCGCTAGGGTGACCGTCAGTATGGTGACCGTCGCTAGGGTGACCGCCATTGCTAGGCTGACCGCCGTTGCTAGGGGGACCACCGTTGCTAGGGAGACCGTCATTAGGTTGACCGCTATCGCCAGGATGACATTCGTCAAGGGGAAGGACCCTATGATGGGCATGGCAAGGGTCACCATGGCTAGGATCATCTCCCTGGTCCTGGCTCTGCCCCAACATGGCTGACAGGAGCA is a genomic window of Gadus morhua chromosome 8, gadMor3.0, whole genome shotgun sequence containing:
- the si:ch211-153l6.6 gene encoding uncharacterized protein C19orf57 isoform X3 translates to METMASSPPPTPETETHTLIGCWHPDAEELHFPEGGGAQEMMSDEKEGGREGEGEGEKGEEEEVQQVEKVDEEEGVEREVVMEGERKGSVEEEENGERGEGNEGGGAEEGVQGDEEVFASGPSQLLLSAMLGQSQDQGDDPSHGDPCHAHHRVLPLDECHPGDSGQPNDGLPSNGGPPSNGGQPSNGGHPSDGHHTDGHPSDGHPSDGHPSDGHPSEGHPSNGYPSDSHASNDTPSHGGPPNDGPPGDGHPSDDPPGDGPPGDGHPGDGPPGDCHPGDGHLSDGHPNDGHPSDGHPSDGHSRNGVHPRDGPPSDGHPRDGHPSDGPTSVGHQAELAPPQDDGHLSDSQLSDCLQAELAMVTSDSDTGEDQWESSAPHDIIDQDVGVVCSSEREEGEGEEEERGSEGRRSQRVGGSMDRGEEKEKEAGRQEPSEEMEEERRGGREQQEVQRRQARDVLLRSPSVSSSASSTDTDRKLPADFCVLQESNSENVFTEHLDFLLARQQWRKMEEEVKGKPLPLPSGRSQGSVQGTHSSLYPPTRSPHIQRRAGPQPASRETPVSSRETPVSCSLSPSSEDSGMDGMDDPPPRGPPEEPESAVEREIRLTLDREERHRRERGRLAQGPAAPRPISLQTGRSPPRPPACRTPNLAISPMPAPLPFSPTTAPLPFSVSPAPLPFSVSPSSLQRSICHELTANNVIILEPDSAHSRSRLLSPGGFSDWSLRPSTDVIVVETANLIIRSASEFCLSSIPVATETQESTFSSNPFFKLRSLSSQSLVEQEIRVVRQREEEWRRRRGGGGGEWRGGREKERFDTVLVSPGLNDNITFNVIEVPDRCVSSPSSPSRTRKMERSSMSCDHKFPPALSTLPRRQNAMAQRWEANLLANQKKE
- the si:ch211-153l6.6 gene encoding zinc finger CCCH domain-containing protein 18 isoform X1; this translates as MRPSSRRRAAAWLLALPAGSGGERCARRGRLEMISFWLLCWKLLRATAGLRRNAGELTDGNQDDGNQDDENQDNDYPSNSLAVNGSPPPTNSSEPVAMETMASSPPPTPETETHTLIGCWHPDAEELHFPEGGGAQEMMSDEKEGGREGEGEGEKGEEEEVQQVEKVDEEEGVEREVVMEGERKGSVEEEENGERGEGNEGGGAEEGVQGDEEVFASGPSQLLLSAMLGQSQDQGDDPSHGDPCHAHHRVLPLDECHPGDSGQPNDGLPSNGGPPSNGGQPSNGGHPSDGHHTDGHPSDGHPSDGHPSDGHPSEGHPSNGYPSDSHASNDTPSHGGPPNDGPPGDGHPSDDPPGDGPPGDGHPGDGPPGDCHPGDGHLSDGHPNDGHPSDGHPSDGHSRNGVHPRDGPPSDGHPRDGHPSDGPTSVGHQAELAPPQDDGHLSDSQLSDCLQAELAMVTSDSDTGEDQWESSAPHDIIDQDVGVVCSSEREEGEGEEEERGSEGRRSQRVGGSMDRGEEKEKEAGRQEPSEEMEEERRGGREQQEVQRRQARDVLLRSPSVSSSASSTDTDRKLPADFCVLQESNSENVFTEHLDFLLARQQWRKMEEEVKGKPLPLPSGRSQGSVQGTHSSLYPPTRSPHIQRRAGPQPASRETPVSSRETPVSCSLSPSSEDSGMDGMDDPPPRGPPEEPESAVEREIRLTLDREERHRRERGRLAQGPAAPRPISLQTGRSPPRPPACRTPNLAISPMPAPLPFSPTTAPLPFSVSPAPLPFSVSPSSLQRSICHELTANNVIILEPDSAHSRSRLLSPGGFSDWSLRPSTDVIVVETANLIIRSASEFCLSSIPVATETQESTFSSNPFFKLRSLSSQSLVEQEIRVVRQREEEWRRRRGGGGGEWRGGREKERFDTVLVSPGLNDNITFNVIEVPDRCVSSPSSPSRTRKMERSSMSCDHKFPPALSTLPRRQNAMAQRWEANLLANQKKE
- the si:ch211-153l6.6 gene encoding zinc finger CCCH domain-containing protein 18 isoform X2, coding for MRPSSRRRAAAWLLALPAGSGGERCARRGRLEMISFWLLCWKLLRATAGLRRNAGELTDGNQDDGNQDDENQDNDYPSNSLAVNGSPPPTNSSEPVAMETMASSPPPTPETETHTLIGCWHPDAEELHFPEGGGAQEMMSDEKEGGREGEGEGEKGEEEEVQQVEKVDEEEGVEREVVMEGERKGSVEEEENGERGEGNEGGGAEEGVQGDEEVFASGPSQLLLSAMLGQSQDQGDDPSHGDPCHAHHRVLPLDECHPGDSGQPNDGLPSNGGPPSNGGQPSNGGHPSDGHHTDGHPSDGHPSDGHPSDGHPSEGHPSNGYPSDSHASNDTPSHGGPPNDGPPGDGHPSDDPPGDGPPGDGHPGDGPPGDCHPGDGHLSDGHPNDGHPSDGHPSDGHSRNGVHPRDGPPSDGHPRDGHPSDGPTSVGHQAELAPPQDDGHLSDSQLSDCLQAELAMVTSDSDTGEDQWESSAPHDIIDQDVGVVCSSEREEGEGEEEERGSEGRRSQRVGGSMDRGEEKEKEAGRQEPSEEMEEERRGGREQQEVQRRQARDVLLRSPSVSSSASSTDTDRKLPADFCVLQESNSENVFTEHLDFLLARQQWRKMEEEVKGKPLPLPSGRSQGSVQGTHSSLYPPTRSPHIQRRAGPQPASRETPVSSRETPVSCSLSPSSEDSGMDGMDDPPPRGPPEEPESAVEREIRLTLDREERHRRERGRLAQGPAAPRPISLQTGRSPPRPPACRTPNLAISPMPAPLPFSPTTAPLPFSVSPAPLPFSVSPSSLQRSICHELTANNVIILEPDSAHSRSRLLSPGGFSDWSLRPSTDVIVVETANLIIRSASEFCLSSIPVATETQESTFSSNPFFKLRSLSSQSLVEQEIRVVRQREEEWRRRRGGGGGEWRGGREKERFDTVLVSPGLNDNITFNVIEVPDRCVSSPSSPSRTRKMERSSMSCDHKCFR